Part of the Plasmodium vinckei vinckei genome assembly, chromosome: PVVCY_13 genome, TGATTTTACTGTTCaatattcaaatattaataaaatgttattaGTACCCAAAACTAATTCaaatcaatatattttaatatttagtttaaataataaaataaagcaaGGTCAAACTGAATatccttttattttaattcaattaaataatgacGATGATATGGACTTAGATATTAATGCACCAGAAGAAGAtatcaaaaattataaattagaaaaaacaTTAACAGGAAAGGCTTATGATGTTGTTACACGATTATTCACAGCTTtagctaaaaaaaatgcaatcATTCCAGGAGATTATAGAACAGCTAAAAATGAACATGGTATTACATGCAGTTATAGAGCAGCTAGTGGACAATTATAtcctttaaataaatattttctttttgttgTCAAACCtgttattttaatttcttttgATGATATTGTTACTTTAAGCTTTCAAAGGACGGGAAATATAAATCAGCATCGTTTCTTTTCGCTAATTATTAAACATAAAAGAGGAATGAGTTatgaatatacaaatatcgATAAAAGTGAATATGCACCATTGTTAGAATTCTTAAAAAGCAAAAATCTTAATATACAAGATGATGCAAATGTCACTGAAAAAAAAGCGGACTTCGATGACGATGATGATGATCTTTCTGAATCAGATGAAGAAGATTATGTAGCCGAAGAAGAAGATGAAGATGAAGATGATGAAGATGACAACGACGATGATGATGAATATGATGACGAGGATGACGATAAGTAAAAAAGTCTTACATCAGCCTAtgcacacacatatatattatttgtgcATATTTGTGTCACTATTAAAATCGAGCAAAAGAAACACAATGCGTTctcaaatttatattaaactTATTTTCACATCCAAACATTACCAAAATCCAAAGCTTATAATCATATGTATATCACTTAGCAAATATTATCTTTGTTTTTATCTTGATATGATTATATACATTggcactttttttttatttattgaattttttaatttttacacatttttgcgaatttttaataaatatgatgttttttaaaatatatataaaaacttCAACTTCAataacgaaaaaaaatataaaaatactaaaaaaaataacaaaaaacaataaacaAAACAACGGAAAGATGTCTATAAAACTATGTCAAATTATAGATAATCCGAAAATTgaataaaagtaaaaaaattaataaacctaaaaaatttgaaaaggGAAAGAAAATTGAGACGGTTCAATGCATCCATACATGTAATAGGTCGTTCCTATTTTACAAAACATTaacaattttgtttttctcaTTCATTTTCTGATTGTTAAAATTAGCTTGTTTTAATTTGGAATAATTTTCTGCCTCTCTGCATAAAAATGGTAAAGGTTAAATCAAAGGTAATTATAAACtatttacaaatttaaataagcatatttaaaaataaatttaagtGTAATCAATAAGAAGCattaatcaaaatataGTTACACATAATTGATTGTATAAAATGTCATCATTCATTATAATTACAAACTCATTAAATAGTCATTTTTgcgtgtatatataatacattcgcaaaaaatgtgttatatattcaattatataaatttgtctATTGTATAAGTATTACTTTATAAAGCACATTATTCGGTTTACAAAATTGTAATTCCCTATGTTGTGTTTTATGAATGTTTTTTCGTTTACAATAggttcatttttttgaagcTCGCAGAATATCACCAAAAATTTTGTTATCTCATATCCCTGTAAAAATAgtagtaaatatatagtaaaataaaacaaatacatatatgtattttttctttcttttatcCCTTACATTTCTAAAacaacataatatattcatgaTGCATTTAAGCCGGTTAATGGATTTTGTCCTCGAGGAATTGTTCATATCCACTAGTTTATACAACTGTATTTTAAGATTCTCGAAGTTTTTATTAGACTTATTAAATGTAGTATATATGTGTTtgcttatatttatatattcctttgataatattagatcattaatttgtaatttttctaataataataaaataatattattaaaataggAATAAGGAGCATTCGTTTTTTTAGGAAATTCTATATGATATGATATAATCCAATACATACGAAAATATCTTTTGGATAAATAAATACCTAACAAATTCTCTAACGTTTTGATGATATTATATTGATGGTActcattttttgaattaacATTTTGCCCTTTCTTTTTtcgttttctttttcttcctttatttttcattaaaatgGATTTACTTCCACGATTATGATAATCATTTATATCTATAACCGTTTCccgttttttatttatagaaaatttatacaaatgaaaatttgctttaataaattttatgattttttttacacttacatttgtttttttatgtaaagcACTAACATCTATATCACATGCttcatatatgtttataatatatttccatattttttttatgttctctatttgtctttttactgatattttatgaatgcCTGTGATTTTTACTAGTTCATTAgtatacttatttatattattaatacttttatatttaattatttctttctCTAAATCAAAatctatattataatatatttttattaattttaaaatcttgtttttatttattggcatataaaaattggaaaaatGGACATCCAAATTTGTTAAATGATAAgacaatatattaaaaatgtaaaattgttgtttaatatataaacataaaaaatggtgaaaaaatatatccacACCTATAATACTATTTGGATCTTTATTCTCATTATTAaacatattcattattctattctttacaaataatatattctcTTTAgctttatctttatttaacTTTTCaggtttattattttccaaaTTTTCCTTATCGTCTtcgttatatattttattgataaGTACATAATCTCTATAACTCATACctatttcttcatttttcattttgtcgATGGATGAGTAAAAAGTGTTTTGTAACAAGTAAAACACTTCCTTTTCTGCAAAACCGTGaaataagaaaatacacaaattatataacgGTTATGTTaatatgcattattttaacaagtacaatatatatttttttttttctttctttttctctttttttagaGGTAagtattttattacattacACTCttattttactattattttatttcattaccATTATGCCCTCTTATCCataaattgaaaatttCGAAGTTGATTTCTGTTACATTTGGCGAAAATAGTGGAATGTCAAATTCAATAacatccattttttttttcttttttagttgaatatttcatatttttcaactat contains:
- a CDS encoding FACT complex subunit SSRP1, putative, with product MAADNTGSTTASSPVISIGNIRGLGGCDYGSFRMSNEFLGWKNKKTNSVHQYKCSDISEGEWIKLSYNNNRLHLKFNESKDHLIVFFDGFPDRNLAEITQHFQKYFNIKLGNRKLATKGWNWGEFKLENSNLIFDIDKKYAFNINTNNINQLNVQIKTDIAIELKNDENKQNTNEDILSEIRFYYPHENDENQNFQDLKNNLLDKVNIGDSKSECIASLSNIPLLVPRGRYEIELYSKTFKLHGKSYDFTVQYSNINKMLLVPKTNSNQYILIFSLNNKIKQGQTEYPFILIQLNNDDDMDLDINAPEEDIKNYKLEKTLTGKAYDVVTRLFTALAKKNAIIPGDYRTAKNEHGITCSYRAASGQLYPLNKYFLFVVKPVILISFDDIVTLSFQRTGNINQHRFFSLIIKHKRGMSYEYTNIDKSEYAPLLEFLKSKNLNIQDDANVTEKKADFDDDDDDLSESDEEDYVAEEEDEDEDDEDDNDDDDEYDDEDDDK